One genomic segment of Mauremys mutica isolate MM-2020 ecotype Southern chromosome 10, ASM2049712v1, whole genome shotgun sequence includes these proteins:
- the ASNSD1 gene encoding asparagine synthetase domain-containing protein 1 translates to MCGICCVVSLSVQHTVGGFFKDDLLCNLRRRGPNSSQHLIKTVSDLSYQCLFSGHILHLRGLMTPQPLTDIDNNVFLWNGEVFNGIHVGTVENDTQVMFHHLSLCSSESDILSLFSSVRGPWSFIYYQASRHYLWFGRDYFGRRSLLWQFNNELDRALCLSSVSALSESDNQWQEVPASGIYKIDLKACAISESLVLILYPWKYHSRENAIEETFLSGLDQISKDLPAYVSLTMSESKLSLITPVVPLNRTVPETSVDSHCPNITNSLVTVEDLHGFLAEEHKKKLVHQLIDVLSEAVKRRVLYLFRDTDELTGEILSIPTKKAHVAILFSGGIDSMLIATLADRHIPSEEPIDLLNVAFMIKEQTEQSKQKKQHELHSCQECFKKLDTTLVDNLSRFNVPDRITGRAGLEELETINPSRTWNFVEINVTLEELKRMRQQRISHLVYPLDTVLDDSIGCAVWFASRGEGFITTQGDVKPYKSSAKVVLTGIGADEQLAGYSRHRVCFRKYGLDGLNKELGMELARISSRNLGRDDRIIGDHGKEARFPFLDEDVVSFLNSLPVSEKADLTLPRGIGEKLLLRLAAKELGLTASTILPKRAMQFGTRIAKMENSSEKASDKCSRLQSVSVD, encoded by the exons ATGTGTGGCATTTGTTGTGTTGTCAGCTTGTCTGTTCAGCACACTGTTGGTGGGTTCTTCAAAGATGATCTGCTGTGCAACCTTAGAAGAAGAGGACCTAATAGCAGCCAGCATCTGATAAAGACTGTGTCTGATCTCTCCTACCagtgtttgttttctggccatATACTTCACTTGAGGGGATTGATGACTCCCCAGCCTCTGACAGACATTGATAACAATGTGTTTCTTTGGAATGGAGAAGTCTTCAATGGAATTCACGTAGGGACAGTAGAGAATGACACTCAAGTTATGTTTCATCATCTTTCATTATGTAGTAGTGAATCTGATATTTTGTCACTCTTCTCATCTGTTCGGGGTCCATGGTCTTTTATTTATTATCAAGCATCTAGACACTACTTGTGGTTTGGTAGGGATTATTTTGGTCGTCGTAGTTTGTTGTGGCAGTTTAATAATGAGCTAGACAGGGCTCTCTGTCTGTCGTCGGTAAGTGCTCTTTCTGAATCTGATAACCAATGGCAGGAAGTTCCAGCATCTGGAATTTACAAAATCGATCTCAAGGCCTGTGCTATATCTGAATCTTTGGTTTTAATATTATATCCCTGGAAATACCATTCCAGAGAAAATGCAATAGAAGAAACATTCCTCAGTGGCTTGGATCAGATTTCAAAAGATTTACCTGCCTATGTGTCTCTTACGATGAGTGAGTCAAAACTTTCTCTAATAACACCAGTTGTTCCTTTAAATAGGACAGTTCCTGAAACTTCAGTTGACTCTCATTGCCCTAATATTACTAATAGTTTAGTTACTGTAGAAGATCTTCATGGATTTCTTGCAGAAGAGCACAAGAAGAAATTGGTCCATCAGCTTATTGATGTTTTAAGTGAAGCAGTAAAGAGACGTGTTTTATATCTGTTTAGAGATACAGATGAGCTAACAGGAGAAATTCTGAGTATACCTACCAAGAAAGCACATGTTGCAATACTGTTTTCTGGTGGCATTGATTCTATGCTTATTGCAACCCTAGCTGATCGACATATTCCTTCGGAGGAACCAATTGATCTTCTTAATGTAGCCTTCATGATTAAAGAACAGACTGAACAAAGCAAGCAGAAAAAACAACATGAATTGCATTCTTGTCAGGAATGCTTTAAAAAACTTGATACTACACTTGTTGATAACTTGTCTCGCTTCAATGTGCCTGACAGAATCACTGGcagggcaggactggaagaacTAGAGACTATTAATCCTTCAAGAACTTGGAATTTTGTGGAAATTAATGTTACACTTGAGGAACTGAAAAGAATGAGACAACAGCGCATAAGCCACTTAGTTTATCCATTGGATACTGTTCTGGATGACAGCATTGGTTGTGCAGTTTGGTTTGCTTCCAGGGGAGAAGGTTTTATTACTACCCAGGGGGATGTAAAACCATATAAAAGTTCTGCAAAG GTTGTGCTTACAGGAATTGGAGCAGATGAGCAGCTTGCAGGCTATTCCCGACATCGTGTTTGCTTCAGAAAATATGGTTTAGATGGCTTGAATAAGGAACTAGGAATGGAGCTGGCTCGCATTTCTTCTAGAAATCTTGGCCGGGATGACAGGATTATTGGAGATCATGGAAAAGAAGCAAG ATTTCCTTTCCTAGATGAAGATGTTGTTTCGTTTCTTAACTCTCTGCCTGTTTCGGAAAAAGCAGACTTGACTCTACCTCGAGGAATTGGTGAGAAATTACTTTTGCGCCTGGCAGCTAAGGAGCTTGGCCTCACGGCCTCTACTATTCTGCCAAAGAGGGCCATGCAGTTTGGAACCCGGATTGCAAAAATGGAAAACAGCAGTGAAAAGGCATCTGATAAATGCAGCAGACTTCAGTCAGTTTCAGTAGACTAA